The nucleotide window TAATGCCTTCCTGCAACAACTGACCGTTTTCCGCTTCGCGGTAGTACATCACCTGGCCCTTGTCGACAGGCACGTACTTCTGGCCTTCGGGGGCGTAGATGCCGATCTGGCGGAACAGACCTTCCATACCGAAGGTACGGGACTCATCAACCAGGATAGGCACGACGCGCGGTGCCAGGGCCTTGTCGCGCAGAATTTGGTTCAGCACCCGCACAAAGGCCTGGGTGGTGGAAATCTCACGGCCTTCGACGGTGGGTTCCAGCACGGCCTTGAAGGCGTCCAGATCGGGCACAGGCAGGGACTCGTCGGCCTTTTCGCGGCGGTGCGGCAGATAGCCACCCAGCGCCTGGCGATGTTCGTGCAGGTATTTCATTTCCGGCGAATCAGCGGCCGGTTTGAAGTACGGAATCTGATCGACCTGATCGTCGGGGATGGGGATATTGAAGCGATCGCGGAACTCGCGCACGGAATCCACATCCAGTTTTTTCTGCTGGTGGGTCGGGTTTTTGGCCTGACCTGAATGACCCATGCCATAGCCCTTGATGGTCTTGGCCAGAATCACCGATGGCTGGCCCGTATGGCCGGCAGCGGCGGCAAAGGCAGCATAGACCTTATGCGGATCGTGACCGCCGCGATTCAGGCGCCAGACGTCTTCGTCGCTCATGCGGCTGACCATTTCCAGCAGCTTCGGATGCTTGCCGAAGAATTTTTCGCGCACGAATTTGCCGTCATTGGCCTTATAGGCCTGGTATTCGCCATCGACGGTTTCTTCCATGACGCGGCGCAGTATGCCTTCTTTGTCACGGGCAAACAGAGGATCCCAATAACCGCCCCAGATGAGCTTGAGCACATTCCAGCCGTTGCCCCGGAAAGCGCCTTCGAGTTCCTGGATGATCTTGCCGTTGCCGCGCACGGGACCGTCCAGGCGCTGCAGGTTGCAATTGACCACGAAGATCAGGTTGTCGAGCTTTTCACGCGAGGCCAAACCAATGGCGGCCAAGGATTCGGGTTCGTCGATTTCGCCGTCGCCCAGGAACACCCAGACCTTGCGGCCTGCCGTATCGGCCAGACCACGGGCATGCAGGTATTTCAGGAAGCGCGCCTGATAAATCGCCATCATGGGCCCCAGGCCCATGGAAACCGTGGAGAACTGCCAGAAGCTGGGCATCAGCTTCGGGTGGGGATAAGAGGACAGACCCTTGCCCTTGCCGCCGACTTCCTGGCGGAACCAGTCGAGGTTTTCCTCGGTCAGGCGGCCTTCGAGGAAGGCGCGTGAATACATGCCGGGCGAGGAGTGCCCCTGGAAGTAGACCAGGTCGCCGCCGTGATCGGGGGATTCGGCGTGCCAGAAGTGGTTCTGGCCGCATTCAATCATCGTGGCCAGCGAGGCGAACGATGCAATATGCCCGCCCAGGCTGCCGCCGTCGGCGGGTTCGACCTTGTTGGCCTTGACGACCATGGCCATGGCATTCCAGCGGATGTAGGAACGGATGCGTTCTTCCAGCACCATGTTGCCGGGATGCGGGGGTTCCAGCCCGGGGGGGATGGTATTGACGTACGCAGTATTCAGCGAATAAGGAATATGCGCACCAGAGCGGCGCGCCAGATCAATCAGGTTCTCGATCAGGAAGTGAGCGCGATCGGCCCCTTCCCGGTCGAGGACGGCTTCGAGCGCATCGAGCCATTCCTGGGTTTCTTGTTGGTCTGTATCCGCTACAGCGGCGTTGGCTTGTTCAAGAGAGGACATAGAGGTGTGTCTCCTGGGGTGTGGTTCGGGGACGCGACCACACATCGCGCCTGCCTGGAAATACGCGCCG belongs to Castellaniella sp. and includes:
- the aceE gene encoding pyruvate dehydrogenase (acetyl-transferring), homodimeric type encodes the protein MSSLEQANAAVADTDQQETQEWLDALEAVLDREGADRAHFLIENLIDLARRSGAHIPYSLNTAYVNTIPPGLEPPHPGNMVLEERIRSYIRWNAMAMVVKANKVEPADGGSLGGHIASFASLATMIECGQNHFWHAESPDHGGDLVYFQGHSSPGMYSRAFLEGRLTEENLDWFRQEVGGKGKGLSSYPHPKLMPSFWQFSTVSMGLGPMMAIYQARFLKYLHARGLADTAGRKVWVFLGDGEIDEPESLAAIGLASREKLDNLIFVVNCNLQRLDGPVRGNGKIIQELEGAFRGNGWNVLKLIWGGYWDPLFARDKEGILRRVMEETVDGEYQAYKANDGKFVREKFFGKHPKLLEMVSRMSDEDVWRLNRGGHDPHKVYAAFAAAAGHTGQPSVILAKTIKGYGMGHSGQAKNPTHQQKKLDVDSVREFRDRFNIPIPDDQVDQIPYFKPAADSPEMKYLHEHRQALGGYLPHRREKADESLPVPDLDAFKAVLEPTVEGREISTTQAFVRVLNQILRDKALAPRVVPILVDESRTFGMEGLFRQIGIYAPEGQKYVPVDKGQVMYYREAENGQLLQEGINEAGGFSSWIAAATSYSVSNTIMIPFFIYYSMFGFQRFGDHAWAAGDMLARGFVLGGTAGRTTLNGEGLQHEDGHSHIQASLIPNCIAYDPAFAHEVAVIIRSGLQRMMHDQEDVFFYITVMNENYAQPGLKAGDEDGILRGMYKLQSSAKTADTHVQLMGSGTILREIMAAQELLEKDWGITSDVWSATSFTELRRDGLDVERHNLLHPTETPQVPYVTQQLQGTKGPIIVSTDYIKAYGDMIRPFIPDGRHFKVLGTDGYGRSDFRSELRKHFEIDRHFIVLAALRSLADEGTIDIAKCAEAIAKYGIEADKANPHHA